CCATGTATATCTTGGCCAGGTACTCGCCCATGATGCCGATGGAGATGAGCTGAACGCCGCCTATAAAGTAGATAGGGAGCACGGTGCTGGCCCAGCCAGGCACCGTATCCAGCCGCAGGTAGCTGTACAGTGCGTAGCCACTTAGCACAAAGGTGAGCACAAAGGTGAGCAAGCCCGCTACCGTTACTACGCGCAGCGGTGCAGTGCTGAAGCTGGTAATGCCATCCATAGCCAGGCGCCACAGCCGGGCCAGGTTGTACTTACTACTGCCCTGCATGCGCTTCATGCGCGGGTAATACACCAGGCCCGCCCGGAAGCCCATCTCCGGAAAAATACCCCGCAGAAACAGGTTCACCTCTGTGTATTCATCCAGGGCCCGCAGCACGCGTGCGCTCACCAGCCTGTACTCGGCATGGTTGTAGATAATGCGGATACCCAGCATACGCAGCAGGCGGTAGTAGCTCTTGGCAGGCACCCGCTTCACCCGGGTATCGGTGCGGCGGCTGGCCCGCACGCCATACACCACCTCATAGCCCTCGTAGTACAGCTGCAGCATGTGCACAATGGCCTCGGGGTCATCCTGTCCGTCTGCATCCAGGGTTACCACCACATCGGCCCGGGCGTGCTGCATACCGGCCAGGAGTGCTGACTGCTGGCCGAAGTTTCGGCTCAGGCGCAGGGCCTTTACCTGCTGGGGCAGGCGGGCATGCAGCGCCTGCATGGTAGCCCAGCTGTCATCGGTGCTGCCGTCGTCTACCAGCAGCAGGTAGCTGGCAGGTAGTATCAGGCCCTGTGTAGCCAGCCGGTCACAGAGGTCTAGTAGCGCCGCTGTCATTTGGGGCAGCGTATCCTGCTCATTGTAGCAGGGCAGCACCAGGGCTAGCAGGGCGGGTTTGGGCATTTAGTTCAGGGGCTTGGCTATCAGTCGTTCTATTTCGGCCATCAGCTCCGCCTTATCCCAGGGCTTGGCTACAAACTTGTAGAGCCTGGCCTCGGCTTTGGCACGCTCCACACTGGCCTGGTCTGCCTGGCCGCTCAGCATAATCATCTGCACGTGGGGGAAACGCTTATGCACGTTGACCATAAATTCATCCCCCTTCACGCGGGGCATCAGCCAGTCGCATATTATCAGGTCTACGGTTTGCCCCTCGGCATACAGCTCATCAATGTACTCTTCGGCCTCCTCAGCACTCGTAAAGCCTTCGTACAGATATCTATTCCCGAATGTATTGTTCAGCTGGCCAATGAGGCTGGTAAGCACTACCTGCTCATCGTCTACACACATGATAATTTTCTTCGGCATACAGGGGTCGAGTTTAGGTTTAGCATTTCATGTTGTGGCGTAAATCTAGGGAATTTGAGGCAAAAATCTTGCGTAACTTGCGCCATGCGCTTTTTCCAGAATCGTCCGGCTAGTAGTACACACATGAAGTTTCTGATCGTAGGGCTCGGAAATCCCGGAATAGAATACGTCCACACCCGCCACAATGTAGGCTGGCTGGCGCTGGATGCCCTGGCTGGAGATGCGGCCTGGGAAGACAAGCGCTATGCCTGGCGTAGCCAGGTCAAGTACAAAGGCCGGACACTTGTACTCATCAAACCCACTACCTACATGAACCTGAGTGGCAAGGCTGTGCAATACTGGCTTACACAAGAAAAGATAGCCAAACAGCATATGCTGGTGATTACCGACGATCTTTCGCTCCAGTTCGGCAAAGTGCGCCTGCGGGGCAAGGGCTCAGCCGGAGGGCACAATGGCCTGAAAGACATAGAAGCGGTGCTACAGACCCAGGAGTACGCACGCCTGCGGGTGGGCATTGGCGACCAGTATGCACCGGGCAAGCAAGTAGACTATGTGCTGGGCGAATTTGGCCCAAACGAAAAGCCGCATCTGCCCGAACTGCTGGGCACCTGTGCCGACGCTGCCAGGGCCTTCTCCTTTATGCCCCTGGAGCAGGTGATGAGCCAATACAACGGCAACGCCGTGCTGGCTACCGGCCCCGGCCCTGCCTGACCCCCCTGCCCGCAAGTAGCTGGCAAGGCTTAATGTTTTCATAACATTGGAGCCCTGATTAGAAAACACTGTAGTCCGAATTTTGCGCCGTGAAAAAAACGGGCGTGGTCAAAAAGCGGTTCCTGACCCTCAGTATGCTACTGCTGCTGGCGTGCGGGAAGCTACAGGCTACCGTGCCCGACCGGATCGTATTTGAGCCTGCAAGCCTGACACAGGCTATACAGGCTGCCAGCCACCAGGGTAAATACGTGTTTATAGATGTGCGGGCACCCTGGTGCGCGCCCTGCAAGGCTATGGAAGAACGGGTGTTTACCGAGGCATCGGTGTCCGGCTTCTGGCAGCAGCACTTCGTAAGCCTGCAGGTGGATATAGAGCAGACGGAAGATGCGGCCCTGTTGGCACAGTTCGACTACTATCAGACTAGCCTGCCAGCCCTACTCTTCTTCGACCCCCAGGGCGAGCTGGTGCATGTGGCGAAGGGCTACCAGTCGGCCAGCGAGCTGCTAGGCCAGGCACGCCTGGCCATCGACCCCAGTCAGCATCCCGCTACCTACCGTAGGCGCTACGAGGCTGGGGAGCGCAGCCCCTACTTCCTGGCCGACTATGTGCGGAAGCTGAAATCCATGGACGACCCCCGCTTAGCGAGCGTACAGGGAGAGCTGCTGCAGCAGCTGCCTGAAGATCAGTACTTTGACAGCAAGCTACAGCAGGCAGTATATGCCCAAACGGACAAGCTGGATGCCCCCCATGTACAATACCTCTGCCAAAACATGGCGGCGTATAATGCCCGCTACGGTGCGGGCCAGGCCGAGGCGATCCTGTACCTCCCCTGGCGGGATGCGTACGTGCAGGCCCTGCTTGCCCAGGATGACGCGCAGCTGGAAACAGCCCGAAATCGGGCACGGCAAATCTTTGGCCCACTTGCCCCGGACCGAATCGCAGAGGTAGACCAGCAGCTGGGCAGCTACCAGCAGCAGCCATAAGGGCACTACCCGTGCGGGGTTTTTCTTCTAACACGCCCGGCAAATGGAAGCTATCTTGGCGAAGCTTAGGGGAAAAAAGAACTTTTAAAAAAGGGGGAAGAAATGAAGACTAACTGTACATATAGTGGTTTTCAAAATAGCCAAATAAGTGCATAATAATGAGTCAACATAGTGCCTATTAATGATTCTATATATTATATTTATAATATTCTAATATATCATCTTTTTGTCATGCTTAACATCTACTTCCTCATTTAATTCATTTTTTACGCAATCCCTAATCGATCTTTTAAGTCCATTAAATTCAGGTGGAAATAATTGAAGATGGACTGTAACATAAACTAGAAACAAGAATTCAAAAAAATATAAAATGAAGAGTAATCCAAATTTATCTTTTCTAGTAGAGAAAAATAAGAAAAACATAATCACATCTTTTATAGCAAGAAATATCGAAACAAATATAAATCTTTGAACTACATGTGTATAATAACATATACCAAGAACGCTACCTGAAAAATTAACAATCATCAAAAAGAACAAGATCAGGCATGTTATTAAAAATAAGATTACAGCTATTAACCGAAAATAGAATATATTCATAATTTATCTCAATCTATCTCACATTCTTTGTATTCCCAGACTACACTTCCATCACTACTTCCTGGAAGTTCAGGCATTTCACACGGTCCCGTACTTACATCTGTATTATCAGGTACCCAAGCGGCATTATCTTTGTCCCTAGGAAGATTTCGATAATAATAAAGAGGCGATTTACATTGCCACTTTTGCATATCGAGCATGGCATTCTTAACTACATTACTATATCGACTGGTAGCATGATTTTCAATAACATCCCTCCAGTATGTTTGAT
This genomic stretch from Bacteroidota bacterium harbors:
- a CDS encoding glycosyltransferase family 2 protein, whose translation is MPKPALLALVLPCYNEQDTLPQMTAALLDLCDRLATQGLILPASYLLLVDDGSTDDSWATMQALHARLPQQVKALRLSRNFGQQSALLAGMQHARADVVVTLDADGQDDPEAIVHMLQLYYEGYEVVYGVRASRRTDTRVKRVPAKSYYRLLRMLGIRIIYNHAEYRLVSARVLRALDEYTEVNLFLRGIFPEMGFRAGLVYYPRMKRMQGSSKYNLARLWRLAMDGITSFSTAPLRVVTVAGLLTFVLTFVLSGYALYSYLRLDTVPGWASTVLPIYFIGGVQLISIGIMGEYLAKIYMETKRRPRYLVEEQLD
- a CDS encoding thioredoxin family protein, which produces MKKTGVVKKRFLTLSMLLLLACGKLQATVPDRIVFEPASLTQAIQAASHQGKYVFIDVRAPWCAPCKAMEERVFTEASVSGFWQQHFVSLQVDIEQTEDAALLAQFDYYQTSLPALLFFDPQGELVHVAKGYQSASELLGQARLAIDPSQHPATYRRRYEAGERSPYFLADYVRKLKSMDDPRLASVQGELLQQLPEDQYFDSKLQQAVYAQTDKLDAPHVQYLCQNMAAYNARYGAGQAEAILYLPWRDAYVQALLAQDDAQLETARNRARQIFGPLAPDRIAEVDQQLGSYQQQP
- the pth gene encoding aminoacyl-tRNA hydrolase, which codes for MKFLIVGLGNPGIEYVHTRHNVGWLALDALAGDAAWEDKRYAWRSQVKYKGRTLVLIKPTTYMNLSGKAVQYWLTQEKIAKQHMLVITDDLSLQFGKVRLRGKGSAGGHNGLKDIEAVLQTQEYARLRVGIGDQYAPGKQVDYVLGEFGPNEKPHLPELLGTCADAARAFSFMPLEQVMSQYNGNAVLATGPGPA
- a CDS encoding response regulator, with the translated sequence MPKKIIMCVDDEQVVLTSLIGQLNNTFGNRYLYEGFTSAEEAEEYIDELYAEGQTVDLIICDWLMPRVKGDEFMVNVHKRFPHVQMIMLSGQADQASVERAKAEARLYKFVAKPWDKAELMAEIERLIAKPLN